The Candidatus Falkowbacteria bacterium genome includes the window CCTTTATCATGGTCTTTTCTGGTTGTGTCGGCTTGCTGACCGGCGTATATCCTGCCCGAAAAGCGGCTAAAATCAACCCTCTTGACGCTTTAAGGTATAAATAAATCGTTAGCTTTCCGCGCTTGACATAATGGCGGATTTTATTTATATTGAACCAGTCCTAATAGTAATTTAAAAATAACGAAACCTGCCGTCAGGCAGGCTGGCAAAATGCAAAATTTATGAAGCTCTGTCAGACAGAGCAACAAGAATTTTACATTTTGCCTTTTAAGTTTTACATTTTTTATGCCAGTACCAGCTAAACGCCGTCCAACTAGCGAAGCTCGTCGCGGACGATCACATCAAGCCTTGAAGAAGGTTTCGGTAGCCGCTTGCCCTAAGTGCGGCAAGAACGTATTGCCCCATACTGCCTGCAAGTTTTGCGGCAACTATAAAGGCAAGCAAGTTTTGAAGCTTGAAGCCAAGCCGAAAGCAAAGAAATAAGCGTTACAAATAGTGTTCAGATTTACGAATCATCATTCGTAAATCAAAATAAATTTGTAGCTACCATATCATATGTCCAATCGCCACCTAGGCCGAACCATTGCCATGCAAACCCTGTTTTTGTGGGATTTTAATGGTTGCCAGACGGGCGATTTGACCGAAGTGGTTGAGAAGAACGTTGAGCATTTCGCTCCCAATCTCGATGACCACAGCTTTACCTACGACATCGTAAAAGGCGTCATCAACAATGTCAAAGAGATCAATCAGTATATCATCCGCTACGCCACCGAATGGCCGCTGGAACAGATTACGATCGTTGATCGCAACATCCTGCGCATCGGCGTCTACGAGCTGATTTATGACCAGGAGATACCTGCCAAGGTCGCCATCAACGAGGCGATCGAAATCGCCAAGACATTCGGCGGTGAATCCTCTGGAAAGTTCGTAAACGGCGTCTTGGGGGCAATCTATAAGGACATGGAAAAGCAGGGAATCAAGAAAGCTGCCGATAACAAGCAGCCGGAAGCAGCGTCAGAATAAAGGTTTGAAAATTAATTTCGTAAGCCGTGAAGATTGAATAAAATACTTTGCATGGTCAAGGAAGCTTATTCCTCAGATCCGCAAAAAGCCCTTGGCTTTTCTATTCATTCTTGACTGCTTACTCACAAAATCTATGAAAGAATTAGCAGAGCTGGAGCGCATCGTCGGCCTTCAGTTTAAGAACAAAAGCCTTCTGAAACAGGCCGTGGTTCATCGTTCCTATCTCAATGAGCATCCTGATGCTGACACTTCGCATAACGAACGCCTGGAATTTTTGGGTGACGCCGTTTTGGAAATCATCGTCACCGAGCATCTTTTCCACAAATTTCCTGACACGCCAGAGGGTGATTTGACCAATTGGCGGGCCAGTTTGGTAAACGCCAAGATGCTGGCCAAGGTGGCTCAGGAGCTGGAGATAGAAGAGTTCTTGTACTTATCCAAAGGCGAGGCCAAAGATAAGAATTCCAAGGCGAGGCAGTATATCCTGGCTAATGCAATCGAAGCGCTTATCGGTGCGATGTATCTTGACCAAGGCACGGAACCGGCGAAGCGTTTTATCGACGTCAACATCCTTGCCAAACTCCAGTTTATCCTTTCCAATGAGCTATACTTGGATCCAAAATCTAAATTCCAAGAGCGCGCCCAGGAGCAGTACAAGGTGACACCGCATTACAAAATATTGAACGAGACCGGGCCGGATCATGCCAAAACTTTCGAAGTAGGCGTATATTTGGGCGAGGAGCTTGTGGCTAAAGGCAAGGGGTCATCTAAACAGGAAGCTCAAGTTGACGCCGCCGCCAAAGCTGTGAAAAAATTGAAGTGGTAATTTAAAATTTGGAAATAACAAAAAAACAGCCCCAAGGCTGTTTTTTGTTTTGGCTATTCGTGGTATTATTAATTTGAATCCTGCCTATAGGCAGGCGGATTAAAATTATAAACTACCATGACAATACTCGAAATCTTCCAAAGCGCTGTCGCCTCTAAAGCTTCTGATGTTCACTTGGTTGTGAATATGCCGCCGATGTTGCGTGTCGATGGCGAGCTCTTGGATCTCGATGCCAAGGTCCTGACGGCCAAGGAAGTCGAGACTCTGAGCTTCTCCTTGATTTCTAAGGAAGAAAAAGAGAGGTTTCTAGCTACCAAGGAATTGGATTTCGGCTATGAGATGAACGATAAGACCCGTTTCCGTATCAATCTTTTTTTCGAGAAAGGAAATATCGGCATGGTTGCGCGCGTCATTTCCAATGAAATACCGACGCTCGAAAGCGTCAGCACCCCAGAGATAGTTTATGAATTGCTGAATCTGAATCAAGGCCTGATTCTAGTCACTGGCCCGACCGGCTGCGGCAAGTCGACAACCCTTGCGGCGATGATCAATTTTATCAATCAGAAACGCCGTGCCAACATCATCACGCTGGAAGATCCGATCGAATATATTTTTAAATCAGATAAGAGCGTTATCGTGCAGCGTCAACTCGGCAGCGATATGGTGAATTTTTCAGAAGGGTTGAAGCATGCGTTGCGCCAGGATCCGAACGTCATCATGGTTGGCGAGATGCGAGACTTGGAGACGATCGCTACCACCATCACCTTGGCCGAAACCGGTCACTTGGTGCTGGCCACCTTGCATACTTATAGCGCTTCACAGACCATCGACCGTATTATTGATATTTTTCCTCCCCATCAGCAGAACCAGGTGCGTATGCAGTTATCAACAACCTTGGCCGGAATCATTTCCCAGCGCCTGATCCCGCGCAAGCAGGGCGGGCGCGTAGCTGCTCGAGAAATCATGATCAACATCCCGGCAGTCTCCAATCTGATCCGGGAAAACAAGATCGCCCAGTTGCGCACCGTCATTGAGACCAATTCCAAGAAGGGTATGGTCTCGATGGATCAGGATTTAAAGCGTCTGTTCAGCGAAAATATCATTTCCAAGGAAGTAGCCCAAAGTTACATGGAAAATCCCGAGTTTATTGAGAAGTTTCACTTAATATAAAATAGCTAATATTAAATAAAATAATGGAAATTCCACCCCCGGAATTATTTTTAGGTTTGAGGGGTTGACAGGGGTGGAAAATACTGTATAATAGT containing:
- the nusB gene encoding transcription antitermination factor NusB, producing MSNRHLGRTIAMQTLFLWDFNGCQTGDLTEVVEKNVEHFAPNLDDHSFTYDIVKGVINNVKEINQYIIRYATEWPLEQITIVDRNILRIGVYELIYDQEIPAKVAINEAIEIAKTFGGESSGKFVNGVLGAIYKDMEKQGIKKAADNKQPEAASE
- a CDS encoding type IV pilus twitching motility protein PilT encodes the protein MTILEIFQSAVASKASDVHLVVNMPPMLRVDGELLDLDAKVLTAKEVETLSFSLISKEEKERFLATKELDFGYEMNDKTRFRINLFFEKGNIGMVARVISNEIPTLESVSTPEIVYELLNLNQGLILVTGPTGCGKSTTLAAMINFINQKRRANIITLEDPIEYIFKSDKSVIVQRQLGSDMVNFSEGLKHALRQDPNVIMVGEMRDLETIATTITLAETGHLVLATLHTYSASQTIDRIIDIFPPHQQNQVRMQLSTTLAGIISQRLIPRKQGGRVAAREIMINIPAVSNLIRENKIAQLRTVIETNSKKGMVSMDQDLKRLFSENIISKEVAQSYMENPEFIEKFHLI
- the rpmF gene encoding 50S ribosomal protein L32 encodes the protein MPVPAKRRPTSEARRGRSHQALKKVSVAACPKCGKNVLPHTACKFCGNYKGKQVLKLEAKPKAKK
- the rnc gene encoding ribonuclease III — its product is MKELAELERIVGLQFKNKSLLKQAVVHRSYLNEHPDADTSHNERLEFLGDAVLEIIVTEHLFHKFPDTPEGDLTNWRASLVNAKMLAKVAQELEIEEFLYLSKGEAKDKNSKARQYILANAIEALIGAMYLDQGTEPAKRFIDVNILAKLQFILSNELYLDPKSKFQERAQEQYKVTPHYKILNETGPDHAKTFEVGVYLGEELVAKGKGSSKQEAQVDAAAKAVKKLKW